From the genome of Gracilimonas sp., one region includes:
- a CDS encoding GNAT family N-acetyltransferase, producing MNIKHDTTETKGSFYIEQEGKRVAEMTYSKAGPERIIIDHTEVSDETRGEGLGKKLVYEAVEYARKNNLKILPLCPFARSVFSKNSEIRDVT from the coding sequence ATGAATATTAAACACGACACTACCGAAACTAAAGGCTCCTTCTACATAGAGCAGGAAGGTAAGCGTGTGGCTGAAATGACCTATTCCAAAGCCGGCCCGGAACGCATTATCATAGATCATACAGAAGTTTCTGATGAAACCCGCGGTGAGGGTTTAGGGAAGAAATTAGTTTATGAGGCTGTAGAATATGCCCGGAAAAACAATTTGAAGATTTTACCACTATGCCCTTTTGCCCGTTCGGTGTTTAGCAAAAATTCTGAAATCAGAGATGTGACTTAG
- a CDS encoding ABC transporter permease produces the protein MQQIIKSVSIALQNIKANPLHTFLSTLGIIIGVASLVAILALGDGLEQTGREQIETTTSVQMMTITPKTVDIVNDVRVPRDTVYQFGIAEARALEERTSQWGYTELLANSSRLATLNDSSLAIYIQATLENVPHFAEAEIEGSYFSKSDVENAAKKTVLTKPLAEKWSSNVKELIGQSITFENESYEIIGILNDESRGAQAMIPMRSYQEYVKGSNSPNIVFKSRRVEDLPEMRSAVENWLDQNYEEGKEAFSVFTYEGRVQQLSQGILVFKLVMGAITGISVLVGGIGIMNVLLISVTERTKEIGIRKATGARKKDIVMQFISESVTISIVGCIIGWIVGVAGVFGLVEIINRFTDLGFQAALSVDTVGVVLIVAIIVGMVFGTYPAWKAANLTPVDAIRHE, from the coding sequence ATGCAGCAGATCATTAAATCGGTGTCCATTGCCCTTCAGAATATTAAGGCCAATCCGCTTCACACCTTTCTCTCCACACTTGGAATTATTATTGGCGTGGCATCTTTGGTAGCTATTCTAGCTCTTGGAGATGGACTGGAGCAAACCGGCCGCGAACAAATTGAAACCACTACTTCTGTTCAAATGATGACCATAACTCCCAAGACGGTTGACATCGTCAATGATGTGCGGGTTCCCAGGGATACGGTTTACCAGTTCGGAATCGCTGAGGCCCGGGCTTTGGAAGAAAGAACTTCACAGTGGGGCTACACGGAGTTGCTAGCAAATAGTTCACGTCTGGCAACCTTAAATGACTCTTCGCTGGCAATCTATATTCAGGCTACCCTGGAAAATGTACCACACTTTGCCGAAGCTGAAATTGAAGGAAGCTATTTCAGTAAATCGGATGTGGAAAATGCTGCAAAGAAAACCGTTCTGACAAAACCCCTGGCTGAGAAATGGTCTTCCAATGTAAAAGAGCTGATTGGCCAAAGCATCACTTTTGAAAACGAGTCATATGAAATAATTGGAATTTTAAATGACGAATCCAGGGGCGCTCAGGCCATGATACCCATGAGATCATATCAGGAATATGTGAAGGGCAGTAACTCTCCAAATATCGTTTTTAAAAGCAGAAGAGTAGAAGATTTACCGGAAATGCGCTCTGCGGTCGAAAACTGGCTGGATCAGAATTATGAAGAGGGTAAAGAAGCGTTCAGTGTTTTTACTTATGAAGGAAGGGTGCAGCAACTGAGTCAGGGAATCCTTGTTTTTAAGCTGGTGATGGGAGCAATAACGGGTATTTCTGTGCTGGTGGGAGGCATCGGAATTATGAATGTATTACTGATTTCAGTAACGGAGCGGACGAAAGAAATTGGAATTCGTAAGGCAACCGGAGCCCGAAAGAAAGATATCGTGATGCAGTTTATTTCAGAGTCTGTGACCATCTCCATCGTTGGCTGCATCATCGGATGGATAGTGGGGGTAGCCGGAGTTTTTGGACTGGTCGAAATCATAAACCGTTTTACCGATCTTGGATTTCAGGCAGCACTTAGTGTAGATACCGTTGGTGTGGTATTGATTGTAGCTATTATCGTAGGTATGGTTTTTGGGACCTATCCCGCCTGGAAAGCAGCTAATTTAACTCCAGTCGATGCCATTCGGCATGAATAA
- a CDS encoding DUF2141 domain-containing protein, which produces MKHILFLCALFCVSLTLCAQEISYPENHQRMSNFELKIEGIDKVEGEIRIALFNSEKEYNEKENPLYAVVLPVDNSTVVWSQDSLIFGEYAIAVYHDKNVNGELDSNLLGIPKEAYGFSNNARGRFGPASWKDAHFIIESDTSSMTIEVR; this is translated from the coding sequence ATGAAGCACATTTTGTTTCTATGCGCACTTTTCTGTGTTTCCCTTACGCTTTGTGCCCAGGAAATATCCTATCCCGAAAACCACCAAAGAATGTCGAACTTTGAACTAAAGATAGAAGGTATTGATAAAGTAGAAGGAGAGATCAGAATTGCTTTATTCAACTCCGAAAAAGAGTACAACGAAAAAGAGAACCCACTCTATGCGGTTGTACTTCCTGTTGATAATTCAACAGTAGTTTGGTCTCAGGACAGTCTTATTTTTGGTGAATATGCTATCGCAGTATATCACGATAAGAATGTGAATGGTGAGCTGGATTCGAATTTACTGGGTATCCCGAAAGAGGCTTATGGCTTTTCAAATAATGCAAGAGGTCGATTTGGCCCTGCTTCCTGGAAAGACGCTCATTTCATAATTGAATCCGATACTTCCTCGATGACGATAGAGGTCAGATAA
- a CDS encoding tRNA-binding protein yields MNEISWKEFEQVEIRTGTILKAEEFSEAIKPAYKLTIDFGEQLGIRKSSAQITEHYEPKELEGKQVIAVVNFPPKQIGPFMSECLVTGFPDKNGNVVLATTDKKVPNGMKLF; encoded by the coding sequence ATGAATGAAATTAGCTGGAAAGAGTTTGAGCAAGTTGAAATAAGAACAGGCACCATACTTAAAGCGGAAGAATTTTCTGAAGCTATAAAGCCTGCTTATAAGCTTACCATAGATTTTGGTGAACAGCTTGGTATTCGGAAGTCATCGGCTCAAATTACCGAACACTATGAACCCAAAGAATTAGAGGGCAAACAGGTGATAGCGGTTGTAAACTTTCCGCCTAAACAAATTGGGCCGTTTATGTCTGAATGTTTGGTAACCGGTTTTCCCGACAAGAATGGGAATGTTGTACTTGCCACTACCGACAAAAAAGTACCAAATGGAATGAAACTATTTTAA